One window of Kosakonia cowanii JCM 10956 = DSM 18146 genomic DNA carries:
- the miaE gene encoding tRNA isopentenyl-2-thiomethyl-A-37 hydroxylase MiaE: protein MDYPQLLAPVRAFLHCPTPTAWIEKARQPEMLPLLLTDHLVCELKAAQTAMLLVRRYVADKTGSEALLAWLTPYEAFTFREGPEPDFVALHKQIGKSVMPQTDDAWGQALIDSMVLLIKEELHHFWQVREAMLARNIPYVKITASRYAKGMLKEVRTHEPLTLVDKLICGAYIEARSCERFAALAPCLDADLQKFYLSLLRSEARHYQDYLALAQQISATDIAPRVRHFGEVEAALISSPDTEFRFHSGVPA, encoded by the coding sequence ATGGATTACCCGCAACTACTCGCCCCGGTTCGCGCTTTTCTGCACTGCCCAACCCCCACCGCCTGGATAGAAAAAGCCCGTCAGCCCGAGATGCTGCCGCTGCTGCTCACCGATCATCTGGTTTGCGAACTGAAGGCCGCCCAAACCGCCATGCTGCTGGTGCGCCGCTATGTTGCCGATAAAACCGGCTCAGAAGCGCTGCTGGCCTGGCTGACGCCCTATGAAGCATTTACCTTCCGCGAAGGCCCGGAACCGGACTTTGTCGCCCTGCATAAGCAGATCGGCAAAAGCGTGATGCCACAGACCGATGATGCCTGGGGCCAGGCGCTGATCGACAGCATGGTGCTGCTGATCAAAGAGGAGCTGCACCACTTCTGGCAGGTGCGCGAAGCGATGCTCGCCCGCAATATTCCCTATGTCAAAATTACCGCCAGCCGTTATGCCAAAGGGATGCTGAAAGAAGTTCGCACTCATGAACCGCTGACTCTGGTCGATAAATTAATTTGCGGTGCCTATATCGAAGCGCGCTCCTGCGAACGCTTCGCCGCACTTGCGCCGTGTCTTGACGCGGATTTGCAAAAATTTTACCTGTCGCTCCTGCGATCCGAAGCGCGCCACTACCAGGATTACCTCGCGCTGGCGCAGCAGATTTCGGCCACCGATATTGCGCCGCGCGTGCGCCATTTCGGCGAAGTGGAAGCGGCGCTGATTAGCTCACCGGATACGGAGTTCCGTTTTCACAGCGGCGTACCGGCCTGA
- the rraB gene encoding ribonuclease E inhibitor RraB: protein MANPEHLEEQREETRLIIEELLEDGSDPDALYTIEHHLSADDFETLEKAAVEAFKLGYEVTEPEELELEEGEVVICCDVLSESALNADLIDAQVEQLINLAEKFDVEYDGWGTYYEDPNGEEGDDEDDEDYVDEEDDGVRH from the coding sequence ATGGCAAACCCGGAACACCTGGAAGAGCAGCGCGAAGAGACGCGTTTGATTATTGAAGAGTTGCTGGAAGATGGCAGCGATCCTGATGCGCTCTACACCATTGAGCATCACCTGTCGGCAGATGATTTCGAAACGCTGGAAAAAGCGGCCGTTGAAGCCTTCAAACTCGGCTACGAAGTGACCGAGCCGGAAGAGCTGGAGCTGGAAGAGGGCGAAGTGGTCATCTGCTGCGACGTGCTGAGCGAAAGCGCGCTGAATGCCGATCTGATCGACGCGCAGGTTGAGCAGCTGATCAATCTGGCAGAGAAATTCGACGTTGAGTACGACGGTTGGGGCACCTACTACGAAGACCCGAACGGCGAAGAGGGCGACGACGAAGACGACGAAGATTACGTTGACGAAGAAGATGACGGTGTCCGTCACTAA
- the argL gene encoding putative translational regulatory protein ArgL: protein MNIHPYRLNFNSISGVRHARKKCHLFTRNIF from the coding sequence ATGAATATTCATCCATATAGATTGAATTTTAATTCAATAAGTGGCGTTCGCCATGCGAGGAAAAAATGTCACCTTTTTACCAGAAACATTTTCTGA
- the argF gene encoding ornithine carbamoyltransferase, with protein MSPFYQKHFLKLLDFTPAEIHALLQLAAQLKSDKKKGQEVQKLTGKNIALIFEKDSTRTRCSFEVAAYDQGARVTYLGPSGSQIGHKESIKDTARVLGRMYDGIQYRGYGQEIVETLARFAGVPVWNGLTDEFHPTQLLADLLTMREHLPGKAFNQMTLVYAGDARNNMGNSMLEAAALVGLDLRLVAPKACWPEASLVAECQAQAVKNGGNILLTEDVAVGVKDADFIYTDVWVSMGEAKEKWAERIALLRPYQVNSKMLSLTGNPQVKFLHCLPAFHDDQTALGKQMAQEFGLHGGMEVTDEVFESRASVVFDQAENRMHTIKAVMVATLSE; from the coding sequence ATGTCACCTTTTTACCAGAAACATTTTCTGAAACTGCTCGATTTTACCCCTGCTGAAATCCACGCTCTGCTGCAACTTGCCGCGCAACTCAAATCTGATAAGAAAAAAGGCCAGGAAGTCCAGAAGCTTACCGGCAAAAACATCGCGCTCATCTTCGAAAAAGACTCTACCCGCACACGATGCTCTTTCGAAGTTGCCGCTTACGATCAGGGCGCTCGCGTCACCTACCTCGGCCCAAGCGGTAGTCAAATCGGGCATAAAGAGTCAATTAAAGATACCGCGCGCGTACTGGGCCGGATGTATGACGGCATTCAGTATCGCGGCTACGGCCAGGAGATTGTTGAAACCCTGGCGCGCTTCGCGGGCGTGCCGGTGTGGAACGGCTTAACCGATGAGTTTCACCCCACGCAGCTGCTGGCGGATCTGCTCACCATGCGCGAGCACCTGCCGGGCAAAGCCTTTAACCAGATGACGCTGGTTTATGCAGGCGATGCGCGTAACAACATGGGCAACTCAATGCTGGAAGCCGCCGCGCTGGTGGGCCTCGATCTACGCCTTGTAGCACCGAAAGCCTGCTGGCCGGAGGCGAGCCTGGTGGCAGAGTGCCAGGCGCAGGCGGTGAAAAACGGCGGCAATATTCTGCTGACCGAAGATGTCGCCGTCGGCGTGAAAGATGCGGACTTTATCTACACCGATGTCTGGGTATCGATGGGTGAAGCGAAAGAGAAGTGGGCGGAGCGCATCGCCCTGCTGCGTCCTTACCAGGTCAACAGCAAAATGCTGTCGCTGACCGGCAACCCCCAGGTGAAGTTTCTCCACTGTCTGCCGGCGTTTCATGACGATCAGACCGCGCTTGGCAAGCAGATGGCGCAGGAGTTCGGCCTGCACGGCGGGATGGAAGTGACGGATGAAGTGTTTGAATCGCGGGCAAGCGTGGTGTTTGATCAGGCGGAAAACCGCATGCACACCATTAAAGCGGTGATGGTCGCCACGCTCAGCGAGTAA
- a CDS encoding YhcH/YjgK/YiaL family protein, whose amino-acid sequence MIVGNIHNLQPWLPEELRQAIEHIKQHVTAATSVGKHDIDGNRLFYLVSEDMTQPFAERRAEYHARYLDIQIVLKGEEGMTFSTQPAGAPDTDWLADKDIAFLPQGEQEKTVVLSAGDFVVFYPGEVHKPLCAVNAPAQVRKVVVKLLVA is encoded by the coding sequence ATGATCGTTGGCAATATTCACAACCTACAACCCTGGCTGCCGGAAGAGCTGCGCCAGGCGATTGAGCATATCAAGCAGCATGTGACCGCAGCGACGTCGGTTGGCAAACACGATATTGATGGCAACCGCCTCTTTTACCTCGTATCGGAAGATATGACGCAGCCCTTTGCCGAGCGCCGCGCCGAGTATCACGCGCGCTATCTGGATATCCAGATTGTTTTAAAAGGCGAAGAGGGGATGACCTTCAGCACGCAGCCTGCGGGCGCGCCGGATACCGACTGGTTGGCGGATAAAGATATCGCCTTTTTGCCGCAGGGCGAGCAGGAGAAAACCGTGGTGCTGAGCGCAGGAGATTTTGTCGTCTTTTATCCTGGCGAAGTGCATAAACCGCTCTGCGCGGTGAACGCGCCCGCGCAGGTGCGCAAAGTGGTGGTTAAGCTGCTGGTGGCCTGA
- a CDS encoding pyrBI operon leader peptide: protein MVQCVRESLLPRLNKGAGLPFFAPVAYPISSPSFEGLFFAPSSGDNHG from the coding sequence ATGGTCCAGTGTGTTCGAGAGTCTCTCTTACCGCGTCTTAACAAAGGCGCCGGCCTGCCGTTTTTCGCTCCCGTGGCTTACCCCATATCCAGCCCCTCTTTTGAGGGGCTTTTTTTTGCGCCGTCGTCAGGAGATAACCATGGCTAA
- the pyrB gene encoding aspartate carbamoyltransferase — MANPLYQKHIISINDLSREELELVLHTAASLKANPQPELLKHKVIASCFFEASTRTRLSFETAMHRLGASVVGFSDSSNTSLGKKGETLADTISVISTYVDAIVMRHPQEGAARLATEFSGGIPILNAGDGANQHPTQTLLDLFTIQETQGRLENLNIAMVGDLKYGRTVHSLAQALAKFNGNRFYFIAPDALAMPQYILDMLDEKGIAWSLHASIDEVMAEVDILYMTRVQKERLDPSEYANVKAQFVLRAADLEGARSNMKVLHPLPRVDEITTDVDKTPHAWYFQQAGNGIYARQALLALVLNRDLAL, encoded by the coding sequence ATGGCTAATCCGCTATATCAGAAACATATCATTTCCATAAACGATCTCAGCCGCGAAGAACTTGAACTGGTACTCCATACGGCGGCGAGCCTAAAAGCCAACCCGCAGCCGGAGCTGCTGAAGCATAAAGTGATCGCCAGCTGCTTCTTTGAAGCCTCCACCCGCACACGTCTATCTTTTGAAACCGCGATGCACCGCTTAGGCGCAAGCGTGGTTGGCTTCTCCGACAGCAGCAACACCTCGCTCGGCAAGAAGGGCGAAACGCTGGCGGACACCATTTCGGTAATTAGCACCTATGTCGATGCGATTGTGATGCGCCATCCGCAGGAGGGCGCGGCGCGCCTGGCGACGGAGTTCTCCGGCGGCATTCCAATCCTCAACGCCGGTGACGGTGCGAATCAGCATCCGACGCAGACGCTGCTGGATCTCTTCACCATTCAGGAGACCCAGGGTCGGCTGGAAAATCTCAATATCGCGATGGTGGGCGACCTGAAATATGGCCGTACCGTGCACTCGCTGGCGCAGGCGCTGGCGAAATTCAACGGCAACCGCTTCTACTTTATCGCCCCGGACGCGCTGGCAATGCCGCAGTACATCCTCGATATGCTGGATGAAAAAGGGATCGCCTGGAGCCTGCACGCCAGCATCGACGAGGTGATGGCCGAGGTCGATATTCTCTATATGACGCGCGTACAGAAAGAGCGCCTCGATCCGTCAGAGTATGCCAACGTCAAAGCGCAGTTTGTGCTGCGCGCCGCCGACCTTGAGGGCGCACGCAGCAATATGAAAGTGCTGCACCCGCTGCCGCGCGTCGATGAGATCACCACCGATGTCGATAAAACCCCGCACGCCTGGTACTTCCAGCAGGCCGGGAACGGTATTTACGCCCGCCAGGCGCTGCTGGCGCTGGTTCTGAATCGCGATTTGGCTCTGTAA
- the pyrI gene encoding aspartate carbamoyltransferase regulatory subunit produces the protein MTHDNKLQVEAIKRGTVIDHIPARIGFKLLTLFKLTETDQRITIGLNLPSGEMGRKDLIKIENTFLTDEQVNQLALYAPQATVNRIDEYEVVGKSRPSLPERISGVLTCPNSNCISHAEPVSSSFAVKKRENDIALKCKYCEKEFSHHVVLAN, from the coding sequence ATGACGCATGACAACAAACTTCAGGTCGAAGCCATCAAACGTGGCACCGTGATTGACCATATTCCGGCGCGTATCGGCTTTAAGCTGCTGACGCTGTTCAAGCTGACGGAAACGGATCAGCGCATCACCATCGGCCTGAACCTGCCTTCCGGTGAAATGGGCCGTAAAGATCTGATTAAAATCGAGAATACCTTTCTGACCGACGAGCAGGTGAACCAGCTGGCGCTCTATGCGCCGCAGGCGACGGTGAATCGTATTGATGAGTATGAAGTGGTGGGCAAATCTCGCCCAAGCCTGCCGGAGCGCATCAGCGGCGTGCTCACCTGCCCGAACAGCAACTGCATCAGCCACGCCGAGCCGGTATCGTCGAGTTTTGCGGTGAAAAAGCGCGAAAACGACATCGCGCTGAAGTGCAAATATTGTGAAAAAGAGTTCTCGCACCACGTGGTGCTGGCTAACTAA
- the ridA gene encoding 2-iminobutanoate/2-iminopropanoate deaminase gives MTKVIATENAPAAIGPYVQAVDLGNMILTSGQIPVDPKTGSVPDAIDAQARQSLENVKAIVEAAGLTVGDIVKTTVFVKDLNDFATVNATYEAFFTEHNASFPARSCVEVARLPKDVKIEIEAIAVRR, from the coding sequence ATGACTAAAGTTATCGCCACGGAAAACGCACCAGCCGCTATTGGTCCTTATGTGCAGGCCGTCGATCTTGGCAATATGATCCTGACTTCCGGTCAGATCCCGGTCGATCCGAAAACCGGCAGCGTGCCGGATGCGATCGATGCCCAAGCGCGCCAGTCGCTGGAGAACGTGAAAGCGATCGTTGAAGCGGCAGGTTTGACCGTGGGTGACATCGTGAAAACCACCGTTTTCGTCAAAGATCTCAACGATTTCGCCACCGTTAACGCCACCTACGAAGCCTTTTTCACCGAGCATAACGCCTCCTTCCCGGCGCGCTCCTGTGTCGAAGTGGCCCGCCTGCCGAAAGATGTGAAAATCGAAATCGAAGCCATCGCCGTTCGTCGTTAA
- the mgtA gene encoding magnesium-translocating P-type ATPase, with translation MLKTFTRQLFARLNRHLPRRLVARDPLPGVRSATQGEIPPSMSERCLQTALMEQPQLWETFNSHPEGLNAQEVRLAREIHGENLIPAQKPSPWWVHLWLCYRNPFNLLLTVLGIISYASEDLFGAGVIALMVAISTLLNWLQEARSTKAADALKAMVTNTATVRRVMGDSGESDWCELPIDQLVPGDIVKLSAGDMIPADLRIVQARDLFVAQASLTGESLPVEKSAITRQVAQSNPLECDTLCFMGTNVVSGTAQALVIATGGQTWFGQLASRVGEQESEPNAFQKGIGRVSLLLIRFMLVMTPIVLLINGFTKGDWWEAALFALSVAVGLTPEMLPMIVTSTLARGAVKLSKQKVIVKHLDAIQNFGAMDILCTDKTGTLTQDKIVLENHTDISGRVSERVLHCAWLNSHYQTGLKNLLDTAVLESVEAEMAQTLATQWRKVDEIPFDFERRRMSVVVAQDADAHQLICKGALSEMLSVCGHVRYNGEIVPLDNSMLRRIERVTSTLNRQGLRVVAVATKYLPARSGDYQRIDESDLILEGYIAFLDPPKESTAPALKALKASGITVKILTGDSELVAGKVCHEVGLAVGDVLIGSEIERMSDNELAHVAQHVTLFARLTPMHKERIVRLLKREGHVVGFMGDGINDAPALRAADIGISVDGAVDIAREAADIILLEKSLMVLEQGVIEGRRTFANMLKYIKITASSNFGNVFSVLVASAFLPFLPMLPLHLLIQNLIYDVSQVAIPFDNVDEEQIAKPQRWNPADLGRFMVFFGPISSIFDIITFAVMWWVFKANTVEAQTLFQSGWFVVGVLSQTLIVHMIRTRRVPFIQSRPAWPLVAMTLMGICVGIALPFSPLAGYLQLQALPLGYFPWLVAILAGYMILTQCVKGIFYRRYGWQ, from the coding sequence ATGCTGAAAACATTTACCCGGCAGCTTTTTGCTCGCCTGAATCGCCACTTACCGCGCCGCCTGGTGGCGCGCGATCCGCTCCCCGGCGTGCGTAGCGCCACCCAGGGCGAGATCCCGCCCTCAATGAGTGAACGCTGCCTGCAAACGGCGCTGATGGAGCAGCCGCAGCTGTGGGAAACCTTTAACAGCCACCCGGAGGGGTTAAACGCGCAGGAGGTGCGGCTGGCGCGGGAGATCCACGGAGAAAACCTGATTCCGGCGCAGAAACCGTCGCCGTGGTGGGTGCATCTCTGGCTCTGCTACCGCAACCCGTTCAACCTGCTGCTCACCGTGCTCGGCATCATCTCTTATGCTTCGGAAGATCTCTTTGGCGCAGGGGTGATCGCGCTGATGGTGGCGATCTCCACCTTGCTGAACTGGTTGCAGGAAGCGCGCTCGACCAAAGCGGCAGATGCGTTAAAAGCGATGGTCACCAACACCGCGACGGTGCGGCGCGTGATGGGTGATAGTGGCGAGAGCGACTGGTGCGAGCTGCCGATCGATCAGCTGGTGCCGGGCGATATCGTCAAGCTCTCCGCCGGGGATATGATCCCGGCGGATCTGCGCATCGTGCAGGCGCGGGATCTCTTTGTCGCCCAGGCGTCGCTGACCGGCGAATCGCTGCCGGTTGAGAAGAGCGCCATCACCCGTCAGGTAGCGCAGAGCAACCCGCTGGAGTGCGACACCCTCTGCTTTATGGGCACCAACGTGGTCAGCGGCACCGCGCAGGCATTGGTAATTGCTACCGGCGGCCAGACCTGGTTTGGCCAGCTTGCCAGCCGGGTCGGCGAGCAGGAGAGCGAACCCAACGCCTTCCAGAAGGGGATCGGCCGCGTCAGCCTGCTGCTGATCCGCTTTATGCTGGTGATGACGCCCATCGTCTTGCTGATTAACGGTTTTACCAAAGGCGACTGGTGGGAAGCGGCGCTGTTTGCCCTCTCTGTCGCCGTTGGGCTGACGCCGGAGATGCTGCCGATGATTGTCACCTCGACGCTGGCGCGCGGCGCGGTGAAATTGTCAAAACAGAAAGTGATTGTGAAACACCTCGACGCCATTCAGAACTTTGGCGCGATGGATATTCTCTGCACCGATAAAACCGGCACGCTGACGCAGGACAAAATCGTGCTGGAGAACCACACCGATATCAGCGGCAGAGTGAGCGAGCGCGTGCTGCACTGCGCGTGGCTCAACAGCCACTACCAGACCGGGCTGAAAAACCTGCTCGATACCGCAGTGCTGGAGAGCGTCGAGGCGGAGATGGCGCAGACGCTTGCCACACAGTGGCGCAAAGTGGATGAGATCCCCTTTGATTTCGAGCGCCGCCGCATGTCGGTGGTGGTGGCGCAGGATGCGGATGCCCATCAGCTGATTTGCAAAGGCGCGCTCAGCGAGATGCTCAGCGTCTGCGGCCATGTGCGCTACAACGGCGAGATTGTGCCGCTGGATAACAGCATGCTACGGCGCATTGAGCGCGTCACCAGCACCCTTAACCGCCAGGGATTGCGCGTCGTGGCGGTGGCGACCAAGTATCTGCCCGCGCGTAGCGGTGACTATCAGCGGATTGATGAGTCGGATCTGATCCTCGAAGGCTATATCGCGTTTCTCGATCCGCCGAAAGAGAGCACCGCCCCGGCGTTAAAGGCGCTGAAAGCCAGTGGCATCACCGTCAAAATCCTTACCGGCGACAGCGAACTGGTTGCTGGCAAAGTGTGTCACGAAGTGGGCTTAGCGGTGGGTGATGTGCTGATTGGTAGCGAAATCGAACGCATGAGCGACAACGAGCTGGCGCACGTGGCGCAGCATGTGACGCTGTTTGCCCGCCTGACGCCGATGCACAAAGAGCGCATTGTGCGCCTGCTGAAGCGCGAAGGGCACGTGGTGGGCTTTATGGGCGACGGCATTAACGATGCGCCTGCGCTGCGGGCGGCGGATATTGGTATCTCGGTGGATGGCGCGGTCGATATCGCCCGTGAAGCGGCGGATATCATCCTGCTGGAGAAGAGCCTGATGGTGCTGGAGCAGGGGGTAATCGAAGGGCGTCGCACCTTTGCCAATATGCTCAAGTACATCAAAATCACCGCCAGCTCGAACTTCGGGAACGTCTTTAGCGTGCTGGTGGCCAGTGCGTTTCTGCCCTTCTTGCCGATGCTGCCGCTGCACTTGCTGATTCAGAACCTGATTTATGATGTGTCGCAGGTGGCGATCCCGTTTGATAACGTCGACGAGGAGCAGATCGCTAAACCGCAGCGCTGGAACCCGGCGGATCTGGGGCGTTTTATGGTCTTTTTCGGGCCGATCAGCTCCATTTTCGACATTATTACCTTCGCCGTAATGTGGTGGGTGTTTAAGGCCAATACGGTGGAGGCGCAAACCCTGTTCCAGTCCGGCTGGTTTGTGGTGGGCGTGCTGTCGCAAACGCTGATTGTGCATATGATCCGCACCCGCCGTGTGCCGTTTATTCAGAGCCGCCCCGCCTGGCCGCTGGTGGCGATGACGCTGATGGGCATCTGCGTTGGCATTGCGCTGCCCTTCTCACCGCTGGCGGGTTACCTGCAATTACAGGCATTGCCGCTCGGGTATTTCCCGTGGCTGGTGGCGATCCTGGCGGGGTATATGATTTTGACCCAGTGCGTGAAGGGGATCTTTTACCGCCGCTATGGCTGGCAGTAG
- the treR gene encoding trehalose operon repressor TreR: protein MPNRLTINDIARLSGVGKSTVSRVLNNENGVSQQTRERVAAVVNQHGFSPSRSARAMRGQSDKVVAIIVTRLDSRAENLAVQTMLPAFYEQGYDPIMMESRFQPELVAEHLQMLSQRNIDGVVLFGFTGITPCLLAAWRDSLVVMARDVSGFSSVSYDDEGAIELLMAKLYAEGHRQIGFIGVPHSDVTTGKRRHQAYETFCRQHDLTPRAVLPGLGMQPGYDHVAQVLTPETTALLCASDSLALGASKYLQERRIALQLASVGNTSLINFLHPEILTVDPGYAEAGRQAAAQLIAQVTDVDAPHQHVIPARLV, encoded by the coding sequence ATGCCAAACCGGCTGACCATTAATGACATCGCGCGTTTAAGCGGCGTGGGAAAATCGACCGTCTCGCGCGTGCTGAACAATGAAAATGGCGTCAGCCAGCAGACGCGCGAACGGGTGGCGGCGGTGGTCAATCAGCATGGCTTCTCCCCTTCCCGCTCCGCACGCGCCATGCGCGGGCAGAGTGACAAAGTGGTGGCGATTATCGTGACGCGGCTCGACTCCCGCGCCGAAAACCTGGCAGTACAAACCATGCTCCCGGCCTTTTATGAGCAGGGCTACGACCCGATCATGATGGAGAGCCGCTTTCAGCCGGAGCTGGTGGCGGAGCATTTGCAGATGTTGAGCCAGCGTAATATCGACGGCGTGGTGCTGTTTGGCTTTACCGGCATTACCCCCTGCCTGCTTGCCGCCTGGCGCGACTCGCTGGTGGTGATGGCGCGCGACGTCAGCGGCTTTTCCTCCGTCAGCTATGACGATGAGGGTGCCATTGAACTGCTGATGGCGAAGCTCTATGCCGAAGGCCACCGGCAGATCGGTTTTATTGGCGTCCCGCACAGCGATGTCACCACCGGAAAGCGTCGCCACCAGGCTTATGAGACCTTTTGCCGCCAGCACGATTTGACGCCGCGCGCGGTGCTGCCCGGCCTGGGTATGCAGCCGGGTTACGATCATGTCGCGCAGGTGCTGACACCCGAGACCACGGCGCTGCTCTGCGCCAGCGACAGCCTGGCCCTGGGTGCCAGCAAATATCTGCAGGAGCGGCGCATCGCGCTTCAGCTTGCCAGCGTCGGCAACACGTCCCTTATCAATTTTCTCCACCCGGAGATCCTCACCGTCGATCCGGGTTATGCCGAAGCCGGTCGTCAGGCGGCGGCGCAGCTGATCGCCCAGGTGACCGACGTTGACGCCCCCCACCAGCACGTCATCCCTGCCCGTCTGGTTTAA
- the nrdD gene encoding anaerobic ribonucleoside-triphosphate reductase, translated as MTPHVMKRDGCKVPFSSARIQEAIWRAATAAGVDDADYCATVAAVISSQMQDRAQVDISEIQTAVENQLMSGPYKQLARAYIEYRHDRDIAREKRGRLNQEIRGLVEQTNSALLNENANKDSKVIPTQRDLLAGIVAKHYARQHLLPRDVVQAHERGEIHYHDLDYSPFFPMFNCMLIDLKGMLTHGFKMGNAEIEPPKSISTATAVTAQIIAQVASHIYGGTTINRIDEVLAPFVTESFEKHRKVANEWQIADADAYARSRTEKECYDAFQSLEYEVNTLHTANGQTPFVTFGFGLGTSWESRLIQQSILRNRIAGLGKNRKTAVFPKLVFAIRDGLNHKFSDPNYDIKQLALECASKRMYPDILNYDQVVKVTGSFKTPMGCRSFLGVYEENGEQIHDGRNNLGVISLNLPRIALEAKGDEAAFWKLLDSRLALARKALMTRIARLEGVKARVAPILYMEGACGVRLQADDDIAPIFKNGRASISLGYIGIHETINALSGNKHIYDSETLRAKGVAIVERLRQAVDQWKEETGYGFSLYSTPSENLCDRFCRIDTADFGVVDGVTDKGYYTNSFHLDVEKKVNPYDKIDFEAPYPPLASGGFICYGEYPNIQHNLRALEDVWDYSYQHVPYYGTNTPIDECYECGFTGEFACTSKGFTCPKCGNHDASRVSVTRRVCGYLGSPDARPFNAGKQEEVKRRVKHLGNGQIG; from the coding sequence ATGACACCGCATGTGATGAAACGAGATGGCTGTAAAGTGCCTTTCAGCTCGGCGCGGATCCAGGAGGCAATCTGGCGCGCCGCAACCGCAGCGGGAGTCGATGACGCAGACTATTGCGCCACCGTCGCAGCAGTTATCAGTAGCCAGATGCAGGATCGCGCGCAGGTCGATATCAGTGAAATCCAGACCGCCGTTGAAAATCAGCTGATGTCTGGCCCTTATAAGCAGCTGGCGCGCGCCTATATTGAGTACCGTCACGATCGCGATATCGCCCGCGAAAAGCGTGGCCGCCTGAACCAGGAGATCCGCGGCCTGGTGGAGCAGACCAACTCGGCGCTGCTCAACGAGAACGCTAACAAAGACAGTAAAGTGATCCCGACCCAGCGCGACCTGCTGGCGGGTATTGTCGCTAAACACTATGCCCGTCAGCATCTGCTGCCGCGCGATGTGGTGCAGGCCCATGAGCGCGGCGAGATTCACTACCACGATCTCGACTACTCACCCTTCTTCCCGATGTTCAACTGCATGTTGATCGACCTGAAAGGGATGTTGACTCACGGCTTTAAGATGGGCAATGCGGAGATTGAGCCGCCGAAATCGATCTCCACCGCCACGGCGGTGACCGCGCAGATTATCGCCCAGGTCGCCAGCCATATTTATGGCGGCACGACCATCAACCGCATTGATGAAGTGCTGGCACCGTTTGTTACTGAAAGCTTTGAAAAGCATCGCAAAGTGGCAAACGAGTGGCAGATCGCGGACGCCGACGCCTACGCCCGCTCGCGCACCGAGAAAGAGTGCTACGACGCGTTTCAGTCGCTGGAGTATGAAGTCAACACGCTGCATACCGCCAACGGTCAGACGCCGTTTGTCACCTTCGGCTTTGGCCTTGGTACCAGCTGGGAATCGCGGCTGATCCAGCAATCGATTCTGCGTAACCGCATCGCAGGCTTAGGTAAAAACCGCAAAACCGCAGTGTTCCCGAAACTGGTGTTTGCCATTCGCGACGGGCTGAACCACAAGTTCAGCGACCCGAATTACGACATCAAACAGCTGGCGCTGGAGTGCGCGAGCAAGCGCATGTACCCGGACATTCTCAACTATGACCAGGTCGTGAAAGTGACCGGTTCGTTTAAAACCCCGATGGGCTGCCGCAGCTTCCTTGGCGTGTATGAAGAGAACGGTGAGCAGATCCACGACGGGCGTAACAACCTTGGCGTTATCAGCCTCAACCTGCCGCGCATCGCGCTGGAGGCGAAAGGGGATGAAGCCGCTTTCTGGAAGCTGCTGGATAGCCGCTTAGCGCTGGCGCGCAAAGCGCTGATGACCCGTATCGCCCGCCTCGAAGGGGTGAAAGCGCGCGTAGCGCCGATCCTCTATATGGAGGGGGCGTGCGGCGTGCGTCTGCAAGCGGATGACGATATTGCGCCGATTTTCAAAAATGGCCGCGCGTCGATCTCGCTGGGCTATATCGGCATTCATGAGACCATCAATGCCCTTTCCGGCAATAAACATATTTACGACAGCGAAACCCTGCGTGCGAAAGGGGTGGCGATTGTTGAGCGCCTGCGCCAGGCGGTGGATCAGTGGAAAGAGGAGACCGGCTACGGCTTCAGCCTCTACAGCACGCCGAGCGAAAACCTCTGCGACCGCTTCTGCCGCATCGATACCGCCGATTTTGGCGTGGTCGATGGCGTGACCGATAAAGGGTATTACACCAACAGCTTCCACCTCGACGTGGAGAAGAAGGTGAACCCGTACGACAAAATCGACTTCGAAGCGCCCTATCCGCCGTTAGCCAGCGGCGGGTTTATCTGTTACGGCGAGTACCCGAACATTCAGCACAACCTGCGCGCGCTGGAGGATGTGTGGGATTACAGCTATCAGCATGTGCCCTATTACGGCACCAATACGCCGATTGATGAGTGTTATGAGTGTGGTTTTACCGGCGAGTTTGCCTGCACCAGCAAAGGCTTTACCTGCCCGAAATGCGGCAACCATGACGCCTCCCGCGTGTCGGTCACCCGCCGCGTGTGCGGTTATCTCGGCAGCCCGGACGCGCGCCCGTTCAACGCTGGCAAGCAGGAAGAGGTAAAACGCCGCGTGAAACACCTTGGTAATGGGCAGATTGGCTAA